The following nucleotide sequence is from Acetobacteroides hydrogenigenes.
TGTTCGGCTTGCGGCTAATCCTCTGCTAAGGTTGCTTCGAGACGCGATCATCGCGTCTCTAACCGCCCGAATCAGCGTTTCTGGGGTAGAGACGCATTGCATGCGTCTCGTTCTAATTCAGAACCTAGGTCAAGAGCGAAAGAGCTACCCGCTTCGTTTGCATTTTTTAGACAGATGAAGTGCTCATCAACCGAATGATGCCTATTTACCAGATGCTCGGAAGTACACATCAACCGAGTGATGCCCATTTCCAGATGCCCGTAAGTGCTCATCAACCGAGTGATGCCTATTTACCAGAAGCCCGGAAGTACACATCAGCCGATTGATGCCCATTTACCAGATGCTCGAGAGTGCACGACAAGCAGCTGTCGCCCATTTCCAGACACCCGAATGTGCACGACAAGCAGCTGTCGCCCATTTACCAGAAGCCCGGAAGTGCGCATCAACCGAGTGATGCCTATTTCCAGAAGACCTAAAGTGCACGACAAGCAGTTGTCGTCCATTTACCAGCTGCCCGAAAGTGTACGACAAGCAGCTGTCGCCCATAAAAAATCGTTATTCTATGAAAGAAGATAATATCATAAGCAAAGGTTGCCTAGAGTGTACTCCCCGCCTTTTCAAGGAGGAGTGCCCGAAGGTTGTAGCGAAGCGGAAATCCCGAGAAGCGGGGGTGGGGTGGTTTAAGTCGGATTGTTAAGGCATTACAAGATTTCTCACTTACAACCACCCCCGGCTACGCCGACCTCCCGCCTTAGCGGGAGCAATCGCGCTGATTATAACTTTTGCTACCCATTTATTGGGGTTCAATTCCCACATCGAACTCACATAAAAAAAGGAGCCCTAACGCTCCTCGTTTCTACTTCTTGTGCTTACGATCTCGGCAAACCGATCGATCAGCCCCGCATCCTCCTCGAAGGCAGTGCCCACCACCACCACATCGGCGCCACCATCGAGCACCTCGCATAGGCTCTCCTCGGTACGGATGCCCCCGCCCACAATCACCGGCAGGCTCACATGCTGCTTCACCTGTAAGATGGTCTCCTTCGGAACGTGGTTTAGCGCGCCGCTACCCGCCTCGAGGTAGATCATCCGAAAGCCCAGCAGCTGGGCAGCCGCCGCGGTGGCAAGCGCAATGTCGGGTTTGTTGGCAGGTATGGGATGTGTATTGCTCATGTACTCCACCGAGGTTGTACGGCCTCCATCAACAAGAATGTAGGCGGTAGGGATAACCTCGATGCCGCTTTTCATGATGGGGATAGCGGCGTGCACATGGTTGCCGATCAGGAATTCGGGGTTACGCCCCGAGAGGAGCGACAGGAACAGGATGGCATCGGCCGATGGCGTAAAGTGCGACGACAGCCCGGGAAATAGCACAACAGGCTTCCCGCATCCCCGCTTCAGCGCCACAACAGTATCGTCAACGCTCGAGAAGATGAGGCTTCCTCCCACCAGCACCAGATCTACCTTCGAGTTCGATATCCTATTAATAAGGGTATCCCTCGCGCTTGCATCGCCCACCTTGTCGGGGTCAACCAGCAGCGCCAGCATCGGGCGCTGCCCTATGGTGCTTTGTATATTCTTAAATACCGTCATACTCGCCCCATGCTATAACATGATCATCAAAAATCGAGAATTTAAAGGTGCCGCTTGCATCCAGCGGGTTGAACCTTACCGTCACCTCGCCAGCCGAAAGCTCACCGTTGGCCGCTACCCCATCAACCACCACATCGCGGATAAAATCGACATCGCTGCAGTTGGCCGCCTTAAAGGCCGCCTCCTTGGCGCACCATATAATAGGTAGATAAAGCTTCGCCTCAAATCCTTTAGCGGCGAAGATGGCCGCCTCGCTATCCGCAACAAACTTATGACGGATGGAGGTGTACTTGCGGTTGATGCTCTCCACATCAACCCCAATGCGGCTAATCGGCCCTACGGCGATGGCCGCATAGGCATCGGCGTGCGAGATGGAGATGTACTCGCCATCGGTTTCCAAAGAAGGCCGACCAATGGCGCTATACGTAATTGTAGCCTTACGCCCGAAGACCTTATTGGCGAGCGCCCGAACCGTAAGCCACTGCCGCTTGCGCGACTCGGCCCTAAAGGTATCGTACTGCGCCTGCTCGTCGGCGGTAAGCGCAGCGCTGCTCAGCAGATCCGGCAGCTCCTCCTCAATCTTCCAAAGGTAAACCGACAGCCGTTCGTCTCTGCTGATAAAGGATATGGCCATTGCTATCGCCTCCAGTTAAAGGTATCCACCAACCGAACCACATCCTTCCTGAAGTACTCGACAACTGGAGCCAACGAGTCCTTGTTGGGGCGGGTATAGAAGTAGAGCGCACCGCGAACAAAGTTTTTGGTGCTGTCGGTAAGGTAGAACTGAAGGGCGCTTGCCGCGTTGCCCTCTATATCGTAAAGCGTTCCGTACACCTTGCGCTCGGGAGCGCTGTAGGCCGTTTCGAGAATGGCATCGGCCTTAATGGTGTGCTTGTACACAAAGGCATGTACATCCTCCAGCAGCGTTGGCAGGTCGTTATTGATCCGCTTATAGCTAAGGTGAAGCACCGCCTTGTAGCCTCTAAAGTTGATGTTTACCCAGTAGGGCTCAGCACCAGCCTCCCTGTCGGGAACAAGCTTAGCGTACTTCGGATATTCGAAGCTGTAGGGAAAGCCCGTCGAATCGAAAAGCGCGTACGACTTCTTGGGCAGGGCTATTCTGAAGTACCCTCTAGGCTTTGGCGTATAGTTCCCGCCACACGATTCCATAATCAGCGAAACTAGCCCCACCATAAGAGCCAAATATATATAGGAGCGCTTACTCTTCTTCATCTTTATTCTGTATTGTAACTTTTACCTTTTTAATTCTACGCTTTTCTATAGAGTCTACCTTAAAGGTGAAGCCTCCGTAAACCAGCTCTTCCCCTTTTTGAAGGAAATCGCCCTTAATCTCCAGCAGCAACCCGGCAAGCGTTTCGGCCTCGCCCTTTACCTCTGCAAAAACATCTTCGGCCTCCTCAAAAACCTTCACGAAGTCGTTGAGCAGGGTCTTCCCCTCAAAGAGGTAGGTATTCTCATCCAGCTTCACGTAGTCCTTCTCCTCGTCGTAGTCCGACTCGTCCGATATCTCACCGACAATCTCCTCAAGGATGTCCTCCAACGAAACAATTCCGCAGGTTCCCCCATACTCATCCACAACCACTGCAAGGTGAATCTTCTTTGTTTGAAACTCCTCCAGCAGGTCGTTTATCTTCTTATTCTCGGGCACAAAGTAAGGAGTCCTTATCAAGGATGCCCATCGAAAGCTGCTTTTTTCATCGAGGTAAGGCAATAGATCCTTGATGTATAAAATGCCCTTCACGTTGTCGAGCGAGTCGTCGTAGGCTAAGATTCTGGAATACCCCGATTCTAAAACAACCTTTTTAAGCGCATCGTAGTTTGCCGATATATCAACCCCCACCACGTCTAGTCGGGGAGTCATAATCTCGCTAGCCTCCGTATTTACAAACTCAACGATTCCCTTCAAGATGCTCCTATTCTCCTGCGATTTTGGTTCCGCAATGTCTATGGCATCCGAAAGATCGTTCATCGAAATATTATGAATTGATCTCCTCAGAATACGCTTACCAAACAACCTCGATGATCGAATCAGCAAATACGACAATGGCCTAAACACCTTCACCAGTAGCGAAAGCGGTATAGCCATAAAAAGCACAAACTTAACCGGATAATGCGCAGCCAATATCCTTGGTATTATCTGCCCAAACAGCAGAAGAAATAAGGCTATTACCACAATCTGGCACACGAAGCCCAATATCGGAGTTTGCCCAAAATCTACTATAGAATTAATTATGTACGCCGATAGAATAACCACAGCAACATTTAAAATCCCCCTAGCAAATAAAATGGTGCTCAACAAGTAATCTGACTTGGAAAGTAGCCTTACGGCCTCTACTCCCGACTTCGTATTTTTCTTGTTAAGCTTGTTTTTATCGGAAAGCGTAAGGGAGAAATAGGCAATTTCGGAGCCAGAGATTAGTCCAGAGACAATGAGCAAAAGGATTATTGCTACAAGCAAAAAAGCCAATTCAATTGTAAAGGAATTATAGGTTACAACGAACCCCAAAGACATACTATCCGGGAAACTATCAGCCAAAACGTTCATATTAAGTTAAACTAGCCACGAATGTCGCACATAGCAAATATAGTGTAAAATGCCCCCAATGCAAAACAGGGGAATAGCCAGCCAGCAGTAGAATAACAGGCAAGCTTCTTCTACACCTTAAAATAAAAAGAGGGTATCGCTAGCACGAGACACCCTCTACGCTCCATTTTTAGCGCTGCCTTAGAAAGGAAGATCGTCGCTGCCTTCTGCTTCAATCGCGTCAACCTGACTAGTAATTGCAGCAGAATTCGCCTGACCATACGAATAGCTATCGTTCTGGTTCTCGCCTTCGCGCCTACCTAAGAGCTTCATGGTATCCGCTACAATTTCTGTAACGTACTTCTTAACGCCATTGGCATCGTCGTAGCTGCGCGTACGCAAACGACCCTCAACGTAAAGTTGAGAACCCTTCTTCACATACTTTTCAACGATCTCGGCCAATCCTCTCCAGGCTACAATATTATGCCATTCCGTATTAGTTTGACGTACCCCTTGCTTGTCGGTGTAGGTCTCACTAGTTGCCATACGAAAATTAGCCACCGGAGTGTTAGAGTCAAAGCGCCTCACCTCTGGATCGGCACCGACATTTCCTACAAGAATTACTTTATTAATCATGGTTAAATATTAATTACACGCTTAAGCTACAAATAATTACTCAATCTTTCGTGCTTTTTTTAAAATATTTTTCAACAGGCTCCGCCGCAAGAAAGCCTTCGATAAGCCGTGATGTAGAGTAGTTGTGGATTTCGGACAAATTTATTGCCGAAAATTTTTCTTTCAAAAGTTGCGATTCCTCATCCATTCGAACAACCACAAAACGGGCAAAAATGCGTTGATGGCTCAGCAAATACTTCTTTGGCGACGAAAAGTAGAGCACATCAACCGCTTTCCCCTCGAATAGCTTTGCCCAGTTATCGGTTTCGACAATTTCGTCAACCTCCATCTGCCGATCCGTCTCTATGAGAGGGAACTCATAAAGCGACTTCCAGATATCGTCGTTAACGCGCTTTGCTATGTAGGTCTGACTTCCCTTCTGTGGTATAATATAGGTAAGGTATCGCTCCGTTTTTTTTATAGTTTTCGATTTAACAGGATATTGATCGACCTTTCGGTTTCGGAAAGCGCTGCAAATCTCCATTACCGGGCAAGAAAAGCAGTTTGGCCTCTTAGGAGTACAAACCGTTCCTCCAAAATCCATTATCGCCTGATTGTACACCCCCGGATTCTCCCTGTCAAGCATACTATTCGCAATAACCTTTAGCTCTAACTTGCCTTTTTGTGTGTCTATAGGAGTATCAATGCCGAATAGTCGAGCAAAAATACGGTACACATTGCCGTCTACAGCCGCTACCGCCTCTCCAAAGGCAAAAGCAGCAATGGCCGATGCAGTATAGTCCCCAATCCCCTTTAGCTTGATTAACTCTTGGTATGTTCGAGGAAAAGCACCTTTATGATTGTCCACAATCTCCTTTGCGGTTGCATGCATATTTCGAGCCCTAGTATAGTAGCCCAAACCTTGCCATACCTTCAGTACGCGATCGATGTCGGCATGGGCCAAATCGTAAACCGTTGGGAAGGTATTTATAAAGCGAATATAGTAGTCAATCCCTTGAGCAACGCGAGTTTGCTGCAAAATCACCTCCGAAACCCATATATAGTATGGATTCCCCGTCTCTCTCCAAGGTAGTATTCGCTTGTTAGCAGCATACCACTTAACCAAAACCTGTGAGAATATCATAAGTATCAACTAGAAAAAGCAAAAAAAGCAACCAAAAATAATCCAAATGTGTTTCATTTATAGATATAAATCATATATATTTGCATTCTGAATAAAGCATAACAATTCAAACGATTGATAATTAAAGCTTTTAACCATGACAAAGGCAGATATCGTAAACGAGATTTCGAAAAATACCGGAATTGAGAAAGTAACTGTGCAGAAGACAGTTGAAGCATTTATGGAGGCAATTAAGGACTCTTTAGTGAAGGACAAGAACGTTTACTTAAGAGGATTTGGTTCGTTCATCGTTAAGAAGAGAGCTCAAAAAACAGCTCGCAACATTTCGAAGAACACTACCATCATCATTCCTGAGCACAACATTCCTTCGTTCAAGCCTGCTAAGAGCTTCACTGGCAAGGTGAAAACTTCGGTAAAATCGAGCAAATAGTTAACCTTTTAAATAATCAGAATCATGCCAAGCGGTAAAAAAAGGAAGAGACATAAAATGGCTACTCACAAGCGCAAAAAACGCTTAAGAAAGAACAGGCACAAAAAGAAAAAATAGGTGACTAGCCATTAACCTAAAAAGAACATCAAACCTAAAGAGTCTTTTTGATTCTTTAGGTTTGTTTCATTAAACAGGTAAGAAAAGGAGAAAAGTGAGTAACGAACTTATTATTGACGTTAGCAAGGCTGAGATTAGCATAGCGCAACTCGAAGACAAAAAGCTCGTTGAGCTCCATAACGAACGCCGCGAAGAAGGCTTTTCGGTTGGAGACATCTACATCGGAAGGGTTCGCAAGCTGATGCCAGGCCTAAATGCGGCTTTTGTTGACGTTGGTTACGAAAAGGATGCCTTTCTCCACTATCTTGATCTTGGACCTCAATTCAGCTCTCTGTCTAAATTTTTGATTCAGGCGACAGCACGCAAGCCCAAATCTAACCCTTTCTACTCCATGAAAATGGAGCACGACATCGACAAGAACGGGAAGATATCCTCGCAGCTTACCCCTGGACAAAACATTTTAGTACAAATAGCGAAGGAACCCATTTCCACCAAAGGCCCTCGTTTAACATCAGAAATCTCGATTGCTGGACGCAACATGGTTCTGATGCCATTTTCCGAGAAGATATCAGTATCTCAAAAAATCAGTTCGAACGAGGAAAAAAAACGCCTTAAAAAGCTTCTCGAAAGCATCAAACCGCAACACTACGGAGTAATAGTCCGTACCGCTGCCGAAGGGAAAAAGGTAGCCGTTCTTGATGCCGAGCTCAAGGAACTTGTCCGAAGGTGGGAAATGGTTTACGAAAAGCTACGAACAACCCCGGTACCCAGCTTAGTACTCAGCGAAATGAACCGAACAACCGCCATCCTCCGAGATGTGCTCAACGGTTCTTTCACAAATATCTACGTAAACGACGATTCGGTTTACGAAGACATAAAAGAATACATCAGCAGCATTGCTCCTGATAAAGAAAAAATTGTAAAGCTGTACAAGGGCAACGTTCCCATTTTCGACCAGTATGGGGTATCCAAGCAGATAAAGGCATCCTTTGGTAAGACAGTTTCGTTTAAAAGCGGCGCTTACCTCATCATTGAGCATACCGAAGCGCTTCACGTTATCGACGTCAACAGCGGCAACCGCAGCAAGATGCTCGACAACCAGGAGGCCAATGCCCTTGAGGTAAACTCTACTGCTGTGCAGGAAATCGCCCGCCAGCTAAGGCTGCGCGATATGGGAGGAATTATTGTTATTGACTTTATCGACATGCATGGAAACGAGAATAAGCAGAAAATTTTCGACAAGATGCGTGAGGCAATGGCCACCGATAGAGCTAAGCACAACATTCTTCCTCTAACCAAATTTGGGCTAATGCAAATTACCCGTCAACGGGTTCGCCCAGAAATGCACATCAACACAACGGAACAGTGTCCAAGCTGCCAAGGAACCGGTCAAATTAGCCCTGCCATTATTTTCGATACGCAAATCGAAAACCAGATGGCCTACTTTTTAGAGGAGCGTAAGCTTCGGTGGATAAAACTAATCGTTCATCCATACATTGCAGCATACCTGAAACAAGGATTTTTCTCTAAACGATTCGAGTGGATGTGGAAGTACAAATGCTTCATTAAAATTGCCGAATCGCAATCATTCTCGTATATGGAGTTTAAGCTGTACGACAAGTATGGCGATCAAATTACCCAGGAAAGCATAGCAATGCTACAAAAACCGGATGAAGAAGAATAACCTATAACAAAAAACGCCTCGCAAGAGGCGTTTTTTGTTTGAATGAAAGAAAAAATATTAATAAAAAAAAAGAAAAAGCTACTTAAAAAGAAGTTCTACAATAGTTGCTATCCCAATCAGCATCACTACTGCTCCAGCGATCTTATTAATCCACCACAACTGTCGTATGCGGAACCTTTTTCGGTACATATTTACAAAAGAGGTAAGCGTAAACCACCACAACGAAGCTCCAAAAAGCACACCTCCCAAAATAGCACCTGCGCTCATAAAGTTTTCGCCATCAGCAACCACATTCACATAGGCGAAAAGTGCAACAAAAAGAAAAATTGCCATTGGATTCGAAACAGTTAGCAAAAATACAGAAACGAAGTCCTCAAACAACCGATTCTTTTGCCTTCTATTCTTGCGCATTTGGGATATCGGATTGGTCATAAATATTTTCAAACCGAGTAGAAAAATCAATATTCCCCCGCCAATTTGAAACTCAATCTTCCATTCCTCTACAAAATCCATTATAAAGGTAAGGCTAAACCCTGCGATTGTCGCAAATACAGTGTCTGCAAAAGCAGCACCCATGCCTGAAAAAAAACCGGATAACCGACCTTTATTTATTGTCCGCTGCACACACAACACGCCAATAGGACCAAGCGGAATGGACGCTAACAACCCTACAATTATACCTTTTAAGAGTAGCATCAATTCCATGCTCTATGCCAGTTGTAACGTGTTTTTCATAGCGGACAAATATCTATAAATAGAGCCAAATTAACAAACCGCATCAATAGTTTTTAAGATTTAGAATGTTATAATTTGTATAGCATATGCGCCATAAAGAACGAATATCGATGTTCTCTTGTCTAAAATTGTTTCAAAATAGAGGTTCAATATTCAGAAAAAAGGCTTGGAATTAAACCAAGCCTTTAGGATAGAAAGAAAACTATTTCAAGAATTTAATTGTACCGCTTAGAACTTCACCTTTGCGCTTTACTGATTTATTGACGCCACTAGGTTTACTAACAACTGTATAAACTTTCATACCCTTTGTATCAAGCACCTGGCTCACAACATCCCCATTTGCAGTAATCCATCCTACAAAATGGATATTATCTTCAACAAGAAAGTAGCTTATACTTTCACTACCCTCTTCCCGCTCACCATCAATATTCACACTAGTCCATGTAATTGTCGAATCGGACTTAAACGATTCAAAAACGGTGTACTCAGGATATGTTAACCGCAAGCGTTTTCCAATTACCCTTGTAGAATCAGAGGACTCTTCGGAGGTTACCACAATTCTATCCTCTCCTTTTTTTTGTTGTTGACAGGAGATGGTTCCTACAAGAACGACTCCTATAAGTAGGTGCAAAACCTTCATTGGTTTAGTTTATTTTATATGAATAACACTCGTTAACCTAACAATGTTGAAAACAGAAGTATCAAAAAAGCTAAACGAAAGCATTTACATACAACAAAAAAGCCCCAGCAATTCGCCGGGGCTTTTATATTCGGAAGAATACTAAATCTAGTGTTTCTTAATCCAATTAAGTGCATTAACAAAAGGCTCTATCCAAGGTGATACCTCTTCGTTTTTGCGAGCCGATGGGTAGTGTGCCCACTGCCAAGGGAAGATTGCACGCTCGAAGTGTGGCATTATGGCTAAATGGCGACCATCTGCCGATGCTACGCCTGCAGCATTGTACATAGAACCGTTTGGATTACCAGGGAACTGTTCGTAGCTATACTTGGCAACAATGTTGTAACGACCTTCCTCATATGGGAAGTTGAACTTACCCTCGCCATGCGCAACCCAAATACCTAAAGTCTGCCCTTCCATCGAGCTAAACAGAACAGAGTTGTTCTTTGGCACATCTATGGTTAAGAAGGATGACTCGTACTTATGGGTATCGTTGTGGAGCATCTTATGCTTCTGCTCATGCTCGGGGTAAACCAGACCTAATTCGGCCATTAGCTGACAACCGTTGCAGACACCCAAACTAAGCGTATCCTTACGGGCATAGAACTTATCTAACGCTTCTTTTGCCTTAGGATTGTAAAGGAATGCACCTGCCCAACCCTTTGCCGAACCAAGAACGTCGGAGTTAGAGAATCCTCCTACGAATACGATGAAATTCACATCTTCGAGCGTCTCACGTCCGGTGATAAGATCGGTCATATGAACGTCCTTAACGTCGAAACCTGCTAGGTAAAGCGAGTAGGCCATTTCGCGATCGCCATTTGAGCCCTTTTCGCGGATAATGGCAGCCTTTACGCCACTTGGTGTTCTACGCTTAGGATCGATACCAAACTGAGCAAACGTTCCTGTAAAGTTTGGGTTAAACTTATACTGGCGCTCCTGCTTCTTGTAGTTCTCGAAACGCTCTTTGGCCTTTTGCTCGCCGCTTTGCTTACGATCAAGCAAGTATGAAGTCTTAAACCACTTATCGCGAAGCGATGGAATATCGAACGAGAAGTTAGTTCCATTAACGGCAACCTCAACAGCACTACCAGCAACAGGCGCACCAACTACTGCGTAGCTCAACCCTGCAGCCTTCAGCGTTGCGGTAACACCATCGACATCGGCAACCTGAATAAGCACCGATGGCTTTTCGCTAAAGAGAACCTTAACTGCATCAGCCTCGCCTAGCGAAGAAAGATCAACCTTTAATCCTAGTCCGTTGTGCGAGAAGGTCATCTCGAGAAGAGCAGTTAGAAGTCCGCCTGCAGAGATATCATGTCCAGCAAGAATCTTACCCTCTTCAACCAAGTTCTGCAATGTGTTGAATGCAGTCTTGAAGTATGCAGCATCTGCAACGGTTGGCGTATCCTCTCCAAGGCGATTTACCACCTGTGCGAAAGAACTACCACCTAGACTGAATGCGCTCTTCGAGAAGTCAACGTATATTAAAGAAGTCTTCGTATCGTTTTCGAGTGCTGGACTTACCACCTTGCGGATGTTGGTTACCTCGCCAACAGTAGAGATAATAACGGTTCCGGGTGAGTAAACTACTTCTCCATCCTTATACTTTTGGGTCATCGATAACGAGTCTTTACCCGTTGGGATGTTTACTCCAAGAGCTACAGAAAAGTCGCTAACGGCCTTTACAGCTTTGTATAGTCGAGCATCTTCGCCTTCGTTCTTACATGGCCACATCCAGTTTGCGCTGAGCGATACACCCTCGAGCTTTTGCTCGATTGGAGCCCAAACAAGGTTGGTAAGCGCTTCGGCAATCGATAGGATAGAGCCATTTTCAGGATCAACCATGGCACTTACTGGCGCATGACCAATTGAGGTGGCAATACCACGCTCTCCCTGATAGTCCATTGTTACAACACCAAGGTTGTTTAGCGGCAGCTGAAGCGAACCTGTGCACTGCTGATGGGCAATACGACCTGTCACCGAACGGTCTACCTTATTGGTAAGCCAATCCTTACAAGCCACAGCCTCTAGCTGAAGAACCTGCTCGATATAGCTCTGGATTTTTACCTTATCGTAAGCAACCTCGGCGAACTTCTCGACCTTAGCGTTATCGCGCATAAAGGTACGAGGTGGCTTTCCGAAGAAGTGCTCCAGCTTTAAGTCAATTGGCTTTTCGCCAGTTTGCGGATTCTCGAATGAGAATCGCATATCGCCGGTGATTTCACCTACAACATACATTGGAGCACGCTCGCGATCGGCAACATTTTTAAGCCACTCGGCATCCTTCTCCTTAATAAGAAGTCCCATACGCTCCTGGCTCTCGTTACCTACAATTTCTTTTGCCGATAGCGTTGGATCGCCAACAGGCAGCTTAGTTATATCAATCTTTCCACCTTTTTCCTCAACCAACTCCGAGAGCGCATTAAGGTGACCACCAGCACCATGGTCGTGGATGGATACTATTGGATTTTCATCTCTTTCTACAATGGCGCGAATGGCGTTGGCTGCGCGCTTCTGCATTTCGGGGTTAGAGCGCTGTACGGCATTTAGCTCGATGCTATTGGCGTACTCGCCTGTGGCAACCGACGAAACAGCTCCACCGCCCATACCGATGCGGTAGTTATCGCCACCCATTACTACAACCTTATCGCCAACTTCGGCGTGACCTTTTAGGCTATCGGCCTTCTTGCCCCAGCCAACACCACCGGCAAGCATAATCACCTTGTCGAAGCCAAACTTCTTGGCATTCTCGAAGTGCTCGAAGGTAAGTACGCTACCGCAGATTAGCGGTTGTCCGAACTTGTTACCGAAGTCGCTGGCACCGTTCGATGCTTTTACAAGAATCTCTTCTGGAGTTTGGTATAACCACTCGCGAGGCTGTGTAGCCTGCTCCCACTCGCGATTTTCTTCGCAACGTGGGTATGATGTCATGTAAACAGCAGTACCGGCAATTGGAAGAGATCCCTTACCCCCTGCAAG
It contains:
- the mutY gene encoding A/G-specific adenine glycosylase; this encodes MIFSQVLVKWYAANKRILPWRETGNPYYIWVSEVILQQTRVAQGIDYYIRFINTFPTVYDLAHADIDRVLKVWQGLGYYTRARNMHATAKEIVDNHKGAFPRTYQELIKLKGIGDYTASAIAAFAFGEAVAAVDGNVYRIFARLFGIDTPIDTQKGKLELKVIANSMLDRENPGVYNQAIMDFGGTVCTPKRPNCFSCPVMEICSAFRNRKVDQYPVKSKTIKKTERYLTYIIPQKGSQTYIAKRVNDDIWKSLYEFPLIETDRQMEVDEIVETDNWAKLFEGKAVDVLYFSSPKKYLLSHQRIFARFVVVRMDEESQLLKEKFSAINLSEIHNYSTSRLIEGFLAAEPVEKYFKKSTKD
- the gldE gene encoding gliding motility-associated protein GldE, with translation MLVAIILLLIVSGLISGSEIAYFSLTLSDKNKLNKKNTKSGVEAVRLLSKSDYLLSTILFARGILNVAVVILSAYIINSIVDFGQTPILGFVCQIVVIALFLLLFGQIIPRILAAHYPVKFVLFMAIPLSLLVKVFRPLSYLLIRSSRLFGKRILRRSIHNISMNDLSDAIDIAEPKSQENRSILKGIVEFVNTEASEIMTPRLDVVGVDISANYDALKKVVLESGYSRILAYDDSLDNVKGILYIKDLLPYLDEKSSFRWASLIRTPYFVPENKKINDLLEEFQTKKIHLAVVVDEYGGTCGIVSLEDILEEIVGEISDESDYDEEKDYVKLDENTYLFEGKTLLNDFVKVFEEAEDVFAEVKGEAETLAGLLLEIKGDFLQKGEELVYGGFTFKVDSIEKRRIKKVKVTIQNKDEEE
- a CDS encoding LysE family translocator, with protein sequence MELMLLLKGIIVGLLASIPLGPIGVLCVQRTINKGRLSGFFSGMGAAFADTVFATIAGFSLTFIMDFVEEWKIEFQIGGGILIFLLGLKIFMTNPISQMRKNRRQKNRLFEDFVSVFLLTVSNPMAIFLFVALFAYVNVVADGENFMSAGAILGGVLFGASLWWFTLTSFVNMYRKRFRIRQLWWINKIAGAVVMLIGIATIVELLFK
- a CDS encoding Rne/Rng family ribonuclease — translated: MSNELIIDVSKAEISIAQLEDKKLVELHNERREEGFSVGDIYIGRVRKLMPGLNAAFVDVGYEKDAFLHYLDLGPQFSSLSKFLIQATARKPKSNPFYSMKMEHDIDKNGKISSQLTPGQNILVQIAKEPISTKGPRLTSEISIAGRNMVLMPFSEKISVSQKISSNEEKKRLKKLLESIKPQHYGVIVRTAAEGKKVAVLDAELKELVRRWEMVYEKLRTTPVPSLVLSEMNRTTAILRDVLNGSFTNIYVNDDSVYEDIKEYISSIAPDKEKIVKLYKGNVPIFDQYGVSKQIKASFGKTVSFKSGAYLIIEHTEALHVIDVNSGNRSKMLDNQEANALEVNSTAVQEIARQLRLRDMGGIIVIDFIDMHGNENKQKIFDKMREAMATDRAKHNILPLTKFGLMQITRQRVRPEMHINTTEQCPSCQGTGQISPAIIFDTQIENQMAYFLEERKLRWIKLIVHPYIAAYLKQGFFSKRFEWMWKYKCFIKIAESQSFSYMEFKLYDKYGDQITQESIAMLQKPDEEE
- the gldD gene encoding gliding motility lipoprotein GldD, whose protein sequence is MKKSKRSYIYLALMVGLVSLIMESCGGNYTPKPRGYFRIALPKKSYALFDSTGFPYSFEYPKYAKLVPDREAGAEPYWVNINFRGYKAVLHLSYKRINNDLPTLLEDVHAFVYKHTIKADAILETAYSAPERKVYGTLYDIEGNAASALQFYLTDSTKNFVRGALYFYTRPNKDSLAPVVEYFRKDVVRLVDTFNWRR
- a CDS encoding MoaF-related domain-containing protein translates to MKVLHLLIGVVLVGTISCQQQKKGEDRIVVTSEESSDSTRVIGKRLRLTYPEYTVFESFKSDSTITWTSVNIDGEREEGSESISYFLVEDNIHFVGWITANGDVVSQVLDTKGMKVYTVVSKPSGVNKSVKRKGEVLSGTIKFLK
- a CDS encoding geranylgeranylglyceryl/heptaprenylglyceryl phosphate synthase; translated protein: MTVFKNIQSTIGQRPMLALLVDPDKVGDASARDTLINRISNSKVDLVLVGGSLIFSSVDDTVVALKRGCGKPVVLFPGLSSHFTPSADAILFLSLLSGRNPEFLIGNHVHAAIPIMKSGIEVIPTAYILVDGGRTTSVEYMSNTHPIPANKPDIALATAAAAQLLGFRMIYLEAGSGALNHVPKETILQVKQHVSLPVIVGGGIRTEESLCEVLDGGADVVVVGTAFEEDAGLIDRFAEIVSTRSRNEER
- a CDS encoding 4'-phosphopantetheinyl transferase family protein; amino-acid sequence: MAISFISRDERLSVYLWKIEEELPDLLSSAALTADEQAQYDTFRAESRKRQWLTVRALANKVFGRKATITYSAIGRPSLETDGEYISISHADAYAAIAVGPISRIGVDVESINRKYTSIRHKFVADSEAAIFAAKGFEAKLYLPIIWCAKEAAFKAANCSDVDFIRDVVVDGVAANGELSAGEVTVRFNPLDASGTFKFSIFDDHVIAWGEYDGI
- a CDS encoding single-stranded DNA-binding protein, whose translation is MINKVILVGNVGADPEVRRFDSNTPVANFRMATSETYTDKQGVRQTNTEWHNIVAWRGLAEIVEKYVKKGSQLYVEGRLRTRSYDDANGVKKYVTEIVADTMKLLGRREGENQNDSYSYGQANSAAITSQVDAIEAEGSDDLPF
- a CDS encoding HU family DNA-binding protein, with product MTKADIVNEISKNTGIEKVTVQKTVEAFMEAIKDSLVKDKNVYLRGFGSFIVKKRAQKTARNISKNTTIIIPEHNIPSFKPAKSFTGKVKTSVKSSK